From the genome of Pseudophryne corroboree isolate aPseCor3 chromosome 9, aPseCor3.hap2, whole genome shotgun sequence:
CCATATATCCCCCTTCCTATAACACCCGTATAAACCCGGTATATCCCCTCCCTATAACACCCGCATACACCCGGTATATCCCCTTCCCTATAACACTCGCATACACCCGGTATATCCCCCTCCCTATAAAATCCGCATACACCCATATATCCCCCTCCCTATAACACCCCCACTGTAACGCCCGGCACTCACCGAAGGAGTTGAGGAAGTCGGCGATCTTCTTGATGCTGCTGGTGATAACCTCGATGTACTCCCGGTTGGCCCAGtcctggtggatctccctctgcacCGGGTCCTCCTGGTTGGACATCTTTCCGTCTCCTCCACCGTGATCCGCCTCCGCCGGGGACCCACAGCGCCGCCTGCAGGATCACTCCGTGCGTATCACCCTCCCTCAGGGCTGAGGCCCCGGCAGCCATGTCAGAGAAGGGAACGCCGGCCCCGACACACCGCACGGCGCCATCTTAGAGAAGGGCAGGCAGGTCGGACGCACAGCACCGCGCCATCTTGGAAAAAGGCACGCCGGTCTAACTCACAGCACGGCGCCATCTTAGAGAATGGCACGCCGGTCTGACGCAAAGCACGGCTCCATCTT
Proteins encoded in this window:
- the BRK1 gene encoding protein BRICK1, yielding MSNQEDPVQREIHQDWANREYIEVITSSIKKIADFLNSFDMSCRSRLATLNEKLTALERRIEYIEARVTKGETLT